From Domibacillus sp. DTU_2020_1001157_1_SI_ALB_TIR_016, a single genomic window includes:
- the thrB gene encoding homoserine kinase produces the protein MMFSGSLKVPASTANLGPGFDSIGLAFNLYLTVDVKQAEEWAFSHESDLLAGLPEDERHLIAVVAKKTAALRGVEMTPVEAVLKSEIPLARGLGSSAAAIAAGIEIADRFANLGLSDEEKLNIGDQFEGHPDNIGASLFGGMVCGVSLGEHAELLTLPAPDVDLVALVPPYELKTEDARNALPDSFSRKDAVLASAVSNMLVAAFMQHDYETAGRMMERDVFHEPYRAELIKEFYPARTLAKSLDAYATVISGAGPTVLTLAPRGKGESIAAAFREQFSDCDVLQLNVEANGPVWQ, from the coding sequence ATGATGTTTTCCGGCTCTTTGAAAGTGCCGGCATCAACGGCCAATTTAGGGCCTGGATTTGACTCGATCGGCCTGGCTTTTAACCTTTATTTAACGGTGGACGTCAAGCAGGCGGAGGAGTGGGCATTTTCCCACGAATCCGATCTGCTTGCCGGTCTTCCGGAAGATGAGCGCCATTTAATTGCGGTCGTAGCGAAGAAAACAGCCGCCCTGCGCGGCGTCGAGATGACACCGGTAGAAGCTGTGCTGAAAAGTGAAATTCCGCTTGCACGCGGGCTTGGAAGCAGTGCAGCAGCGATTGCGGCAGGTATTGAAATTGCAGACCGTTTTGCAAACCTGGGATTATCAGATGAAGAAAAATTAAACATTGGCGATCAATTTGAAGGGCATCCTGATAATATTGGTGCGTCTTTGTTTGGCGGAATGGTATGCGGCGTGTCTCTTGGCGAGCATGCCGAACTATTAACACTTCCTGCACCAGACGTAGACCTGGTTGCGCTTGTGCCGCCGTATGAGCTGAAAACCGAGGATGCACGTAATGCGCTGCCGGATTCGTTCAGCCGTAAAGATGCGGTTTTGGCGAGCGCGGTTTCAAACATGCTTGTCGCGGCTTTTATGCAGCATGATTACGAAACAGCCGGGCGCATGATGGAACGCGATGTTTTTCATGAGCCGTACCGGGCCGAACTCATTAAAGAATTTTATCCGGCACGTACACTGGCAAAATCATTGGATGCTTATGCAACGGTGATCAGCGGTGCAGGCCCAACCGTACTGACACTTGCTCCGCGCGGCAAAGGTGAAAGCATTGCGGCGGCATTCCGGGAGCAGTTTTCAGACTGTGATGTTTTACAGTTAAATGTAGAAGCAAATGGCCCAGTGTGGCAGTAA